A single Pristis pectinata isolate sPriPec2 chromosome 6, sPriPec2.1.pri, whole genome shotgun sequence DNA region contains:
- the LOC127571337 gene encoding sentan-like, with amino-acid sequence MIKKFKDGSTTIYVIDSKEKSFRMQENIDSLVNWAEYQQVKFNPEKCQGRDLFNVCSRRTSVEKQLAPVKVLRKSTDLEKSVATIAIIFNNHTGPDGKLSKAQAKDLLSTQFQSFIKGQELKPKYKEIMSDLDEDKDRRMDFEDFMILLTSLTIMSDLMHELRSVTVKKMTLL; translated from the exons atgataaagaagttcAAAGATGGTTCAACAACAATTTATGTGATTGATAGCAAAGAGAAAAGTTTTAGAATGCAGGAAAATATTGATAGCCTAGTCAACTGGGCAGAATAtcagcaggtgaaatttaatccagagaaatgtcaGGGGAG AGATCTCTTTAATGTTTGCAGTCGCAGAACATCAGTTGAGAAGCAGCTTGCTCCTGTGAAGG TGCTAAGAAAGAGCACAGATCTAGAGAAATCTGTTGCTACAATAGCTATAATATTTAATAATCACACTGGTCCAGATGGAAAACTCAGTAAAGCCCAGGCTAAAGATTTACTTTCAACTCAATTTCAGAGTTTCATAAAG ggacaGGAGCTGAAACCAAAATACAAAGAAATTATGTCTGATCTTGATGAAGACAAAGACAGAAGAATGGACTTTGAAGATTTCATGATTCTTTTGACAAGCCTAACAATCATGTCAGATCTGATGCATGAGTTACGATCTGTAACAGTGAAAAAAATGACACTACTTTAA